From a region of the Calliphora vicina chromosome 4, idCalVici1.1, whole genome shotgun sequence genome:
- the LOC135958500 gene encoding uncharacterized protein LOC135958500, with translation MNTAAIAIASTTTTTSNSNSISRYDTSNTNTTTSSFTNLKTNVNRRSSAAAIVDIEMFTMGPSANKYHNTFTRPASITKSISASAASTDNNNANNDYQQQQFLQQLQHLHHKEKFLKNYIVPHAHHPQCGLPESLRIIETVIAEDAETNANTPESQTDSTTTTTTTTNSSMHLIQQLQHQSAANIMAASSTSSSLSIYNTALPQSFSFSPSSTMTTDATTNTSFMTASASVPTSVSAASSNTSTTNNKYTRKRERVCNSTSNSNTTISKLANCSRAFSK, from the coding sequence ATGAACACAGCCGCCATCGCCATCGCCAGCACGACCACGACCACCAGTAACAGCAACAGCATTAGTAGATATGATACTAGTAACACCAACACCACCACCTCCTCCTTCACCAACCTCAAGACCAACGTCAATCGTAGATCCTCAGCTGCGGCCATAGTGGACATTGAAATGTTCACAATGGGCCCGTCAGCAAATAAATACCACAACACGTTTACCAGACCCGCCTCGATAACAAAAAGTATCTCAGCCTCAGCGGCCAGCACAGACAACAACAATGCCAACAATGACTACCAGCAGCAACAATTTCTACAACAACTGCAACATTTGCATCATAAGGAGAAATTCTTGAAGAACTACATCGTGCCACATGCCCACCATCCACAATGTGGTCTGCCCGAATCATTGCGTATTATCGAAACGGTTATAGCCGAAGATGCCGAAACGAATGCCAACACGCCGGAATCACAAACCGAcagcaccaccaccaccacaacCACTACGAACTCATCAATGCATCTGATACAGCAACTGCAGCATCAGAGTGCTGCCAACATAATGGCAGCTTCATCCACATCATCGTCGTTATCTATTTATAATACCGCCTTACCACAATCGTTctcattctcaccctccagcaCCATGACCACTGACGCCACCACGAACACTTCATTTATGACGGCATCCGCCTCGGTGCCCACTTCGGTATCGGCTGCATCGTCAAATACCTCAACTACCAACAATAAATACACTAGGAAACGAGAACGTGTCTGTAACTCAACTAGCAACTCAAATACCACTATTTCGAAATTGGCCAATTGTAGTAGAGCCTTTTCGAAATAG